A DNA window from Candidatus Melainabacteria bacterium contains the following coding sequences:
- a CDS encoding WD40 repeat domain-containing protein: MTILAANSVDSWGINFKDSVRVPKVAKLSDCADYAIILDDLNQVQTLRLSTGECWRVPVRGGAMCIAISAQGEFAVASTDGTIQRFDLSLPTICIGKIALSAVTSLSYDRTGTMLVAAQNSGQVLMFDLEIRPLPLVIGKFRVSDGMIPALGTRGDSIFGVDRRGRMFCLRNPLSEPQILWNGAAHFDLDCYTMAVHPYLTRLALGGSGRYVRWYSADNVAPTILATAFSYVRDLVFLPVLNLLAVVGTNGLEVWNLDTNSLVLNWKSSKGRIIGVCEFENRLRVLYG, encoded by the coding sequence ATGACAATTCTTGCAGCAAATTCAGTCGATTCCTGGGGGATCAATTTCAAAGATTCTGTGCGCGTGCCAAAAGTTGCTAAACTCAGTGATTGCGCGGACTATGCAATTATTCTGGACGACCTTAATCAAGTGCAGACGCTGCGTTTGAGCACAGGCGAATGTTGGCGCGTGCCTGTTCGAGGCGGGGCCATGTGCATCGCCATTAGCGCGCAAGGGGAGTTTGCGGTAGCTTCGACTGATGGCACCATTCAGAGATTTGATCTGAGTTTGCCGACTATTTGTATCGGCAAAATAGCACTTTCTGCTGTCACCAGCCTCAGTTATGACCGTACCGGCACTATGCTGGTTGCAGCACAAAATTCCGGGCAGGTCCTGATGTTCGATCTGGAGATTCGTCCGTTACCTTTGGTGATTGGCAAGTTCAGGGTCTCTGATGGCATGATCCCGGCGTTGGGCACGCGAGGTGACAGCATTTTCGGTGTGGATCGTCGCGGACGAATGTTTTGTTTGCGAAACCCACTGTCCGAGCCGCAGATTCTTTGGAATGGAGCTGCTCATTTCGATCTTGACTGTTACACAATGGCAGTTCATCCCTATCTCACTCGTCTTGCACTGGGCGGGTCAGGTCGTTACGTGCGCTGGTACAGCGCCGACAATGTGGCTCCTACAATTCTCGCAACAGCGTTTTCGTATGTGCGAGATCTTGTTTTTTTGCCGGTACTGAATTTGCTCGCTGTGGTCGGTACCAACGGACTGGAGGTTTGGAATCTCGACACAAATTCGCTTGTCTTGAATTGGAAAAGTTCGAAGGGAAGAATCATCGGTGTTTGTGAATTCGAAAATCGGTTGAGAGTTTTGTACGGTTAG